Proteins encoded in a region of the Frondihabitans sp. 762G35 genome:
- a CDS encoding ABC transporter permease: MAIPAVHDRRDEKGAGLEKTGTASPLVAESVHPDDAAAPRLRAVPVGRILANQQVLLVLVLVAMVAAFSLLNPTFFSVPVFGNVLVSWAPVALLAIGETFVVIGGGIDLSVGSTLTVSGVIGAFAMAAATAHGVADPLSILLGVGVSAGVGLTVGLLNAALINVARLVPFIATLATLGAGSGLALVLTHGGPVGGGPASAIGLSVPWLGPLSWPDSAGWSRSSRSAPARRRPAPVSS, translated from the coding sequence GTGGCCATTCCCGCAGTGCACGACCGTCGGGACGAGAAGGGTGCCGGTCTCGAGAAGACCGGCACCGCCTCCCCCCTCGTCGCGGAGTCCGTCCACCCGGACGACGCCGCGGCGCCCCGCCTCCGGGCCGTCCCCGTGGGACGCATCCTGGCCAACCAGCAGGTCCTCCTCGTCCTCGTGCTCGTCGCGATGGTGGCGGCGTTCTCGCTCCTCAACCCCACGTTCTTCAGCGTCCCCGTCTTCGGGAACGTCCTGGTCAGCTGGGCGCCCGTCGCCCTCCTGGCGATCGGGGAGACGTTCGTCGTCATCGGCGGCGGGATCGACCTCTCCGTCGGTTCGACGCTGACGGTCTCGGGCGTCATCGGGGCCTTCGCGATGGCCGCCGCCACCGCGCACGGCGTCGCCGACCCGCTGTCGATCCTGCTCGGCGTCGGCGTCTCGGCCGGTGTCGGCCTGACCGTCGGCCTCCTCAACGCCGCGCTCATCAACGTCGCCCGCCTCGTGCCGTTCATCGCGACCCTCGCGACGCTCGGCGCAGGATCGGGTCTGGCGCTGGTCCTCACGCACGGCGGCCCCGTCGGTGGCGGCCCCGCCAGCGCCATCGGACTGAGCGTCCCGTGGCTCGGACCCCTCTCCTGGCCGGACTCGGCGGGATGGTCACGTTCCTCACGCTCGGCTCCGGCTCGCCGACGTCCGGCACCGGTTTCGAGCTGA
- a CDS encoding substrate-binding domain-containing protein produces MVGASSDPFFQAMKVGAQAEATAEGAKLIFQGDATTYSPATQIPIFNQVLAQKPSGIALAPTDPTALQNAMTQAKSANVPILNVDSSVSDLGGAVSFITGDNSQGGSVAADTMAKAIGYKAGGSYQVVVGLTSATASTNVARLKGFQDQIAAKYPGIKIVATGYSQSNPTTANTNISNWLTAYPKLNGIFAIDGTNAQGASSALQAKGLDGKVALIGYDAYKTNVDLIKKGVFTALIAQDPAQEGKLAVQTLIKAVKSGTTGIDKAVTLPNIVLDSSTSAADLTKYTYVQTAG; encoded by the coding sequence GTGGTCGGCGCCTCGTCCGACCCGTTCTTCCAGGCGATGAAGGTCGGCGCGCAGGCCGAGGCCACGGCCGAGGGCGCGAAGCTCATCTTCCAGGGCGACGCGACGACGTACTCCCCGGCCACCCAGATCCCCATCTTCAACCAGGTGCTCGCGCAGAAGCCCTCCGGCATCGCGCTCGCCCCGACCGACCCGACGGCGCTGCAGAACGCCATGACCCAGGCCAAGTCCGCCAACGTCCCCATCCTCAACGTCGACAGCAGCGTCTCCGACCTCGGCGGCGCCGTCTCCTTCATCACGGGCGACAACAGCCAGGGCGGATCCGTCGCGGCCGACACCATGGCCAAGGCCATCGGCTACAAGGCCGGAGGCAGCTACCAGGTCGTCGTCGGGCTCACCTCGGCCACGGCGAGCACCAACGTCGCCCGCCTGAAGGGCTTCCAGGACCAGATCGCGGCCAAGTACCCCGGCATCAAGATCGTCGCGACCGGCTACTCGCAGTCGAACCCGACCACGGCCAACACGAACATCTCCAACTGGCTGACGGCGTACCCGAAGCTCAACGGCATCTTCGCCATCGACGGCACCAACGCCCAGGGCGCCTCCTCGGCTCTCCAGGCCAAGGGCCTCGACGGCAAGGTCGCCCTCATCGGCTACGACGCCTACAAGACGAACGTCGACCTGATCAAGAAGGGCGTCTTCACGGCGCTCATCGCCCAGGACCCCGCCCAGGAGGGCAAGCTCGCCGTGCAGACCCTGATCAAGGCGGTCAAGAGCGGAACGACCGGCATCGACAAGGCCGTCACCCTGCCGAACATCGTCCTGGACTCGTCGACCTCGGCCGCCGACCTCACCAAGTACACCTACGTGCAGACCGCCGGCTAG
- a CDS encoding LacI family DNA-binding transcriptional regulator, with protein MNDEPNVSDALRAKVEAAIASLDYQPNLQAGSLRRSGGGSKSIGLVVSSVANPFASTLHRGVEDAAALNGVAVFSASGDDDPAREQAIVSALVRRRVDGLVITSTAADHGYLVKEQERGTPIVFVDRRPTGLDVDAVVCDNAEGAAAAVRHLFEAGHRRIAYLGDRNDIRTALERRDGFLEAMGQGGVPLNEIVVVEDLHDEEVAQAAVEAVLRLPEPPTALFTSQNLVTVGAIRALRRLGLQHEIALVGFDDVLMADLLEPAVTVISQDPHRIGELATERLFARLAGDRSAPQTLVVPTRLIARGSGEIPPRG; from the coding sequence ATCAACGACGAGCCCAACGTCTCCGACGCCCTCCGCGCCAAGGTCGAGGCCGCCATCGCGAGCCTCGATTACCAGCCCAACCTCCAGGCGGGCAGCCTGCGCCGCTCGGGCGGCGGATCCAAGTCGATCGGCCTCGTCGTCTCCAGCGTCGCCAACCCCTTCGCCAGCACCCTGCACCGCGGGGTCGAGGACGCCGCGGCTCTCAACGGCGTCGCCGTCTTCAGCGCGAGCGGCGACGACGACCCGGCCCGCGAGCAGGCCATCGTCTCGGCCCTCGTGCGCCGCCGCGTCGACGGGCTCGTCATCACGAGCACCGCCGCCGACCACGGCTACCTCGTCAAGGAGCAGGAGCGGGGTACACCGATCGTCTTCGTCGACCGCCGGCCGACCGGCCTCGACGTCGACGCCGTCGTCTGCGACAACGCGGAGGGGGCCGCGGCCGCCGTGCGCCACCTCTTCGAAGCCGGCCACCGCCGCATCGCCTACCTCGGCGACCGCAACGACATCCGCACCGCCCTGGAGCGGCGCGACGGCTTCCTCGAGGCGATGGGCCAGGGCGGTGTCCCCCTGAACGAGATCGTCGTCGTCGAGGACCTCCACGACGAGGAGGTCGCGCAGGCCGCGGTGGAGGCCGTCCTCCGGCTCCCCGAGCCGCCGACGGCGCTGTTCACGAGCCAGAACCTCGTCACCGTGGGGGCCATCCGGGCCCTCCGCCGCCTGGGGCTCCAGCACGAGATCGCCCTCGTCGGCTTCGACGACGTGCTCATGGCCGACCTCCTCGAACCGGCCGTCACGGTCATCTCGCAGGATCCCCACCGCATCGGCGAACTCGCCACCGAACGGCTGTTCGCGCGGCTCGCCGGCGACCGATCGGCGCCCCAGACGCTCGTCGTCCCGACACGCCTGATCGCGCGCGGATCCGGGGAGATCCCGCCCCGGGGGTGA
- a CDS encoding SRPBCC family protein, translating to MAQAIETIDVDVPVSVAYNQWTQFEEFPKFLDEVESITQTTPTLTVWKVKVGPVEKTFEAEITEQHPDERVAWNSTGGEVDHAGVITFHKLSDTTTRLTVQIDWEPTGFLEKVGQTLGADNHAIKKDLKNFKGYIEKQGTADGAWRGDVDA from the coding sequence ATGGCACAGGCCATCGAAACGATCGACGTCGACGTCCCCGTCTCCGTCGCGTACAACCAGTGGACCCAGTTCGAGGAGTTCCCGAAGTTCCTCGACGAGGTCGAATCCATCACGCAGACCACCCCCACCCTGACGGTGTGGAAGGTGAAGGTCGGCCCGGTCGAGAAGACGTTCGAGGCGGAGATCACCGAGCAGCACCCCGACGAGCGCGTCGCCTGGAACAGCACCGGCGGCGAGGTCGACCACGCCGGCGTCATCACGTTCCACAAGCTGAGCGACACCACGACGCGCCTCACGGTGCAGATCGACTGGGAGCCCACGGGCTTCCTGGAGAAGGTCGGCCAGACCCTCGGCGCCGACAACCACGCCATCAAGAAGGACCTCAAGAACTTCAAGGGGTACATCGAGAAGCAGGGCACGGCCGACGGCGCCTGGCGCGGCGACGTCGACGCCTGA
- a CDS encoding glycosyltransferase family 4 protein, giving the protein MTEYAGVTGYTGGIGRHYASLLPALVRAGVDVDLALFDGGRLIRPDAPGGVTLVAHRRFARVPAVFLPVVRAAAFRRLASRGRYDRILLPEWGGIGALLASRENLVTNLATSMRLSNDVSGVRVADLPLSRRALVAVQNTCEDRQIRRSRGVMPISRAMEARNRDLLGRLPTATVVRNCIDVAEVQARAAGSAPPRDWPVGPGPIVLFLGRLERRKGVVDAADAFATVAARHPDARFVFAGSPGDSRFEPTRQELLRRTGSLPEGRVTLLGHVPGDELYAGIARASVVVCPSRWEGFGQVALEVKAIGRPLVVTSGSGYDDFCRDGVDARIVRPGAPAELAEAVANLLDDRGTAEHLGETARRGIDRFTANAVAPDVVAAVTALGEPPRGSTSRRRA; this is encoded by the coding sequence GTGACCGAGTACGCCGGAGTCACGGGCTACACCGGGGGGATCGGGCGTCACTACGCGTCCCTCCTCCCGGCACTGGTGCGGGCCGGCGTCGACGTCGATCTCGCGCTGTTCGACGGCGGCCGTCTGATCCGTCCGGATGCGCCGGGCGGCGTCACGCTGGTCGCTCACCGCCGCTTCGCGCGGGTACCGGCGGTGTTCCTGCCCGTCGTCCGCGCCGCGGCCTTCCGTCGCCTGGCCTCGAGAGGCCGCTACGACCGGATCCTGCTGCCGGAGTGGGGTGGTATCGGGGCGCTCCTGGCCTCCCGGGAGAACCTCGTGACGAACCTGGCGACGAGCATGCGGCTCTCCAACGACGTCTCGGGGGTCCGCGTCGCCGACCTCCCCCTCTCCCGTCGCGCGCTCGTGGCCGTGCAGAACACCTGCGAGGACCGCCAGATCCGGCGTTCGCGCGGCGTCATGCCCATCTCGCGGGCGATGGAGGCGCGCAACCGCGACCTCCTCGGACGACTCCCCACCGCCACGGTGGTGCGCAACTGCATCGACGTGGCCGAGGTCCAGGCCCGTGCGGCCGGGAGCGCGCCGCCCCGCGACTGGCCCGTCGGCCCGGGCCCGATCGTCCTCTTCCTCGGCCGTCTGGAGCGCCGGAAGGGCGTCGTCGACGCCGCGGACGCCTTCGCGACCGTGGCCGCGCGTCACCCCGACGCCCGGTTCGTCTTCGCCGGCTCGCCCGGCGACAGCCGCTTCGAACCGACTCGGCAGGAGCTGCTGCGCCGCACGGGATCTCTGCCCGAGGGCCGCGTGACGCTCCTCGGCCACGTCCCCGGCGACGAGCTCTACGCCGGGATCGCCCGCGCGAGCGTCGTCGTCTGCCCGTCCCGGTGGGAGGGGTTTGGGCAGGTGGCGCTGGAGGTCAAGGCCATCGGCCGGCCGCTCGTGGTGACGTCGGGCAGCGGATACGACGACTTCTGTCGGGACGGCGTCGACGCGCGGATCGTCCGCCCCGGGGCTCCTGCGGAGCTGGCGGAGGCCGTCGCGAACCTGCTCGACGATCGGGGCACCGCCGAGCACCTGGGCGAGACCGCCCGGCGCGGGATCGACCGCTTCACCGCCAACGCCGTGGCACCGGACGTCGTCGCCGCCGTCACCGCCCTCGGGGAGCCGCCGCGCGGGTCCACGAGTCGCCGTCGCGCCTGA
- a CDS encoding glycosyltransferase family 2 protein: MSTTVTSGAPVVGTTVVTTASAARRAHLDVQLAAVAALGHRRVVVWLDEGAAPDLPADVVLAVPPGPRGLRLAAARNAGADRAVADGADLVVFLDADCVPDTELVTRYADAARERPDAVLCGPVTYLPEGVEAGDAGVMRRHRAPHAARPDPAPGILRVASPDEYPLFWSLSFAVTATRWRQGPRFDEAYEGYGGEDTDYAFRLREGGVPLVWVGGADAYHQYHPTSSPPRAHLDDILRNGALFAERWHEWPMLGWLEAFEREGLVRRDGDSWTRAAAPRGR; this comes from the coding sequence ATGTCCACCACCGTGACCTCCGGCGCACCGGTCGTCGGGACGACGGTCGTGACCACCGCCTCCGCCGCCCGTCGCGCGCACCTCGACGTGCAGCTCGCGGCGGTCGCGGCCCTCGGTCACCGGCGCGTCGTCGTGTGGCTCGACGAGGGGGCGGCGCCCGACCTCCCCGCCGACGTCGTCCTGGCCGTGCCGCCGGGGCCCCGCGGGCTCCGCCTCGCCGCCGCTCGGAACGCCGGAGCCGACCGCGCCGTCGCCGACGGTGCCGACCTCGTCGTCTTCCTCGACGCGGACTGCGTCCCGGACACGGAGCTCGTGACGCGGTACGCGGACGCCGCCCGGGAGCGGCCCGACGCCGTGCTGTGCGGCCCGGTCACGTACCTCCCCGAGGGCGTCGAGGCGGGAGACGCGGGGGTGATGCGGAGGCACCGGGCACCGCACGCGGCGCGGCCGGACCCGGCCCCGGGCATCCTGCGCGTCGCCTCTCCCGACGAGTACCCGCTGTTCTGGTCGCTCTCGTTCGCCGTGACGGCGACCCGGTGGCGGCAGGGCCCGCGCTTCGACGAGGCCTACGAGGGCTACGGCGGAGAGGACACCGACTACGCGTTCCGACTCCGCGAGGGAGGAGTGCCGCTGGTCTGGGTCGGCGGCGCGGACGCCTACCACCAGTACCACCCCACGTCCTCGCCGCCCCGCGCCCACCTCGACGACATTCTGCGGAACGGGGCGCTCTTCGCCGAGCGCTGGCACGAGTGGCCGATGCTCGGCTGGCTGGAGGCGTTCGAGCGCGAGGGTCTGGTCAGGCGCGACGGCGACTCGTGGACCCGCGCGGCGGCTCCCCGAGGGCGGTGA
- a CDS encoding glycosyltransferase — MSLRLALIAPLRFPIRLPFAGGLESAVWNEVRHLRARGHHVELIATEGSDFLDLGPASYTLPAVDWRGDPSAADDTYPPGYLDRALPALDRALDEVRRRSGSLDVVVNHCLHGLPLARAGSLGVPMISTLHTPVVPELVASHGRAVGRSSRFLSVSGHTARTWRGVGIASDVLHNGVDEQTWVEGPGGDSLVWSGRIVPEKAPHLALRVAHLLGRPLTIAGRIGDRAYFDAEIQPLLDDDRRYVGPLGTADLVDLVGRSSCALVTPLWDEPFGLVTPEALLCGTPVAGFAVGGVTELHHDSGGLRLVPVGDVEALAGAVSALVEAGRTDPGFRRGVRDAAVGRFGLTGRIRELERVLERTAAEAEPAA; from the coding sequence GTGAGCCTCCGCCTGGCGCTCATCGCGCCCCTCCGCTTCCCGATCCGGCTGCCGTTCGCCGGGGGACTCGAGTCCGCCGTCTGGAACGAGGTGAGGCACCTCCGTGCCCGCGGCCACCACGTCGAGCTGATCGCGACGGAGGGTTCCGACTTCCTCGACCTCGGTCCCGCGTCGTACACCCTGCCCGCCGTCGACTGGCGGGGCGATCCGAGCGCCGCCGACGACACCTACCCGCCGGGGTACCTCGACCGAGCGCTCCCCGCGCTCGATCGCGCCCTCGACGAGGTCCGCCGCCGCAGCGGATCCCTGGACGTCGTCGTGAACCACTGCCTCCACGGGCTGCCGCTCGCCCGGGCGGGGTCCCTCGGCGTGCCGATGATCTCGACCCTCCACACGCCGGTGGTCCCCGAGCTCGTCGCCTCGCACGGGCGAGCCGTCGGCCGATCGAGCAGGTTCCTCTCCGTCAGCGGGCATACGGCACGCACCTGGCGGGGCGTCGGCATCGCGTCCGACGTCCTGCACAACGGGGTCGACGAGCAGACCTGGGTCGAGGGGCCGGGCGGCGACTCGCTGGTCTGGTCGGGGCGGATCGTCCCCGAGAAGGCCCCGCACCTCGCCCTCCGCGTCGCGCACCTCCTCGGGCGCCCCCTGACGATCGCCGGGAGGATCGGCGACCGCGCCTACTTCGACGCCGAGATCCAGCCCCTCCTCGACGACGACCGGCGCTACGTCGGCCCCCTCGGGACCGCCGACCTCGTCGACCTCGTCGGCCGCAGTTCCTGCGCCCTCGTCACCCCGCTCTGGGACGAGCCCTTCGGCCTCGTGACCCCGGAGGCCCTGCTCTGCGGCACCCCGGTGGCCGGGTTCGCCGTCGGCGGCGTGACGGAGCTGCACCACGACTCCGGAGGTCTCCGCCTGGTGCCGGTCGGTGACGTCGAGGCGCTCGCCGGAGCGGTCTCGGCGCTCGTCGAGGCCGGCCGCACCGATCCCGGGTTCCGCCGCGGTGTCCGCGACGCTGCCGTCGGCCGCTTCGGGCTGACGGGCAGGATCCGGGAGCTCGAGAGGGTCCTGGAGCGCACCGCGGCCGAGGCGGAGCCGGCCGCGTGA
- a CDS encoding glycosyltransferase, which translates to MGDAPVVTPGSVPAGATSPRGIPLPRNEWDRLDGVEPLEAPRVSVVVAHYEQQAQLDRTLLALRRQDHPASRLEIIVVDDGSVRPPRVPGDVRLIRQEDRGFRLAAARNAGLEAASGDVVCFLDADTAPERSYVRELTRLPALASDVVTVGRRRHAELGRLEPSAELSSEAPAVALPDPAWLTDAYARSRDLRDADDRSYRFVIGAVIAADAGLLRETGGFDETFSAYGGEDWEWAYRAWLRGALLAHVPAATAWHDGPEWAGRPEAALARKNAEAQRLADLIPVPGSAGRGRPGRFADVVVSVPAGAGQEAAPWFVTLDSVAAELPLAALPGDERSIERSRIRVEARRPFRTSPGALRAAVERVSREGLGALVVVDPADGSVLCVIHSRRAEARAARWGRSDLFDSVAEAVPGVRGVGGDVDVEAYLGGWG; encoded by the coding sequence GTGGGAGACGCTCCCGTGGTGACGCCCGGCTCCGTGCCCGCCGGGGCGACGTCGCCCCGCGGGATCCCGCTCCCCCGCAACGAGTGGGACCGCCTGGACGGCGTCGAACCCCTCGAGGCGCCGCGGGTGTCGGTCGTCGTGGCGCACTACGAGCAGCAGGCCCAGCTCGACCGCACGCTCCTCGCGCTGCGTCGCCAGGACCACCCCGCCTCGCGTCTCGAGATCATCGTCGTGGACGACGGCTCGGTACGACCTCCCCGCGTGCCCGGCGATGTCCGGCTGATCCGGCAGGAGGACCGCGGGTTCCGCCTCGCGGCCGCCCGGAACGCCGGGCTCGAGGCCGCATCGGGCGACGTCGTGTGCTTCCTCGACGCGGACACGGCTCCCGAGCGCTCCTACGTGCGCGAACTGACGCGGCTGCCGGCGCTGGCCTCTGACGTGGTGACGGTCGGGCGGCGACGGCACGCGGAGCTGGGGCGACTGGAGCCGTCCGCGGAACTCTCGTCCGAGGCTCCTGCGGTCGCCCTGCCGGACCCGGCCTGGCTGACCGACGCCTACGCGCGGAGTCGGGACCTCCGCGACGCCGACGACCGCTCGTACCGGTTCGTGATCGGGGCCGTCATCGCGGCCGACGCCGGGCTGCTGCGCGAAACCGGAGGGTTCGACGAGACGTTCTCCGCGTACGGCGGCGAGGACTGGGAGTGGGCCTACCGGGCCTGGCTCCGCGGCGCCCTCCTGGCACACGTGCCCGCAGCGACCGCCTGGCACGACGGCCCCGAGTGGGCCGGACGACCCGAGGCCGCACTGGCCCGCAAGAACGCGGAGGCGCAGCGCCTGGCCGACCTGATCCCGGTGCCGGGGTCGGCGGGTCGGGGGCGGCCGGGACGGTTCGCGGACGTGGTGGTCTCGGTTCCCGCGGGGGCGGGGCAGGAGGCGGCGCCCTGGTTCGTCACGCTCGACTCGGTGGCGGCGGAGCTCCCGCTCGCGGCCCTCCCGGGCGACGAGCGGTCGATCGAGCGCAGCAGGATCCGCGTGGAGGCTCGTCGCCCGTTCCGCACCTCGCCGGGGGCGCTGCGCGCCGCGGTCGAGCGGGTGTCGCGCGAGGGGCTGGGCGCGCTGGTCGTGGTGGACCCGGCCGACGGGTCGGTGCTGTGCGTGATCCACTCCCGCCGCGCCGAGGCGCGGGCCGCCCGCTGGGGTCGGAGCGACCTCTTCGACAGCGTCGCCGAGGCCGTGCCGGGCGTCCGCGGGGTGGGCGGCGACGTCGACGTGGAGGCCTACCTCGGCGGCTGGGGCTGA
- a CDS encoding Fur family transcriptional regulator, which yields MSTTFEDELRTAGLRATGGRLAVLKALEDAPHTDAESLYVIVSGILPGTPKQSIYNALNDLTGKGLVRRIEPAGSAALYERRLGDNHHHIVCRNCGKIADVDCVVGHAPCLEPSSADGFSLETAEVTFWGLCDDCRTAQAAA from the coding sequence ATGTCGACCACGTTCGAAGACGAACTCCGTACTGCCGGGCTCCGGGCCACGGGCGGGCGCCTCGCCGTCCTGAAGGCCCTCGAAGACGCCCCGCACACCGACGCGGAGTCGCTCTACGTCATCGTGTCGGGCATCCTGCCGGGCACTCCGAAGCAGTCGATCTACAACGCGCTCAACGACCTCACCGGCAAGGGGCTCGTCCGCCGGATCGAGCCGGCCGGATCCGCGGCGCTCTACGAGCGCCGCCTCGGCGACAACCACCACCACATCGTGTGCCGGAACTGCGGCAAGATCGCCGACGTCGACTGCGTCGTCGGGCACGCACCCTGCCTCGAGCCGTCGTCGGCCGACGGCTTCTCGCTGGAGACCGCCGAGGTCACCTTCTGGGGTCTCTGCGACGACTGCCGGACGGCCCAGGCCGCGGCCTGA
- a CDS encoding CBM35 domain-containing protein: protein MKRRNITLGLGTVAVVSAALLVPGLPAAADGTTLVVDAGSVLRPVTHVASGGLYALATTTTPDPTQLPPLHLNQLTQPAPGVQQLGNGATTPTGDALKVAPVAIASGAQETIRMPDIYPDFPYKWVSWNDYLTKVDTMVKARLAATSTTNINGWELWNEPDGTWDTTNAGPFNDGWVKIYNEVRSLDTVTPIVGPSYSQYNHDLMLAFLTNAKAKNAVPDVISWHELSQGWAGIGDHMADLRAIENSLGISPRPVSINEYAWTDQVDVPSASLHYISQFERYGIRDAERAYWYESGTVNGLLYNDKPTASYWMYKWYGDMTGNMVPVTASGDFDGIASLDSSRKIVTVVAGGVYGSNTVTVKGLGGFGSQATVTLTASGISGRTTNAGQPTPVLTTTVPIVNGTVSVPITNQDSRAAYEIVVTPASGPTTATQQVYEAENATVVNAQRLSAPTASNGGYVGRIDGTGDARTDSFVDFLVTAPTAGNYTVAVRYANGGSATATQGLAYNGGAWSTLSYPTTGSWGAFSNSVSTTVSLKAGSNVIRLAKGSPGFAGGSGYAELDSITLTHQ, encoded by the coding sequence ATGAAACGCAGGAACATCACTCTCGGGCTGGGAACGGTCGCGGTCGTCTCCGCGGCCCTCCTCGTCCCCGGTCTTCCGGCCGCCGCCGACGGTACGACCCTCGTGGTCGACGCCGGCAGCGTCCTCCGACCGGTCACCCATGTCGCATCCGGGGGCCTGTACGCGCTGGCGACCACGACGACCCCCGATCCCACGCAGCTCCCCCCGCTCCATCTGAACCAGCTCACGCAGCCGGCCCCCGGCGTCCAGCAGCTGGGCAACGGCGCGACGACTCCCACGGGCGACGCCTTGAAGGTGGCTCCGGTCGCCATCGCCTCGGGTGCGCAGGAGACCATCCGGATGCCCGACATCTACCCGGACTTCCCCTACAAGTGGGTGAGCTGGAACGACTACCTGACCAAGGTCGACACCATGGTCAAGGCGCGGCTCGCGGCTACCTCGACGACCAACATCAACGGCTGGGAGCTCTGGAACGAGCCGGACGGCACGTGGGACACCACGAACGCCGGCCCGTTCAACGACGGTTGGGTGAAGATCTACAACGAGGTGCGGTCGCTCGACACCGTGACGCCGATCGTCGGTCCGAGCTACAGCCAGTACAACCACGACCTCATGCTCGCCTTCCTCACCAACGCCAAGGCGAAGAACGCGGTCCCCGACGTCATCAGCTGGCACGAGCTCTCGCAGGGCTGGGCGGGCATCGGCGATCACATGGCAGACCTCCGAGCCATCGAGAACTCGCTCGGAATCTCACCCCGTCCCGTGTCGATCAACGAGTACGCCTGGACGGATCAGGTGGACGTGCCGAGCGCCTCGCTCCACTACATCTCGCAGTTCGAGCGCTACGGCATCCGCGACGCCGAACGGGCCTACTGGTACGAGTCCGGCACCGTGAACGGCCTTCTCTACAACGACAAGCCCACGGCGAGCTACTGGATGTACAAGTGGTACGGCGACATGACCGGCAACATGGTGCCGGTCACGGCGTCGGGCGACTTCGACGGCATCGCCTCGCTCGACTCGTCCCGGAAGATCGTGACGGTCGTCGCAGGAGGTGTCTACGGGTCCAACACGGTCACGGTCAAGGGTCTCGGGGGCTTCGGCAGCCAGGCCACGGTGACGCTGACGGCGTCCGGAATCAGCGGTCGCACCACGAATGCCGGCCAACCGACCCCGGTCTTGACGACGACGGTCCCGATCGTCAACGGCACGGTCAGCGTCCCCATCACCAACCAGGATTCGCGCGCGGCGTACGAGATCGTCGTCACGCCCGCATCCGGCCCGACGACCGCCACGCAGCAGGTGTACGAGGCCGAGAACGCCACCGTCGTCAACGCGCAGCGCCTGTCCGCTCCGACCGCCTCGAACGGCGGCTACGTCGGACGGATCGACGGCACGGGCGATGCTCGCACCGACAGCTTCGTGGACTTCCTCGTCACCGCGCCGACGGCGGGGAACTACACGGTGGCCGTGCGCTACGCCAACGGAGGTTCGGCGACCGCCACGCAGGGGCTCGCCTACAACGGGGGAGCCTGGTCGACCCTCTCGTACCCCACCACCGGCTCCTGGGGGGCGTTCTCGAATTCGGTGTCGACGACGGTGAGCCTCAAGGCGGGTAGCAACGTGATCCGTCTCGCGAAGGGCTCACCCGGGTTCGCGGGAGGCTCGGGCTACGCGGAACTCGACTCGATCACGCTCACCCACCAGTGA